Part of the Zingiber officinale cultivar Zhangliang chromosome 6A, Zo_v1.1, whole genome shotgun sequence genome, GTATGTAATATGGAAGCATTAAAAATTCATGCTATTGCTATTAAAATGTGATTATCCTTACCGAAGTTTGTgcctttttgttttttatttgtttatgacTAAAGAATAAAAATATCACAGGTACTACTATTGATGGCTTCAGCTCTGAGTATGCCTACACCCACTTCCATTGCTGTTGAAGTAGCTAGTAGTTTCCAAAAGAATATGCGCACCAGGCAGCAGCGTGTTGCTGAAATAACTGAAATGATTCATGTTagccataattttttttttatttctcttttggagaaaatatttaaaattttcctttctcaTTTCAATACTTTTGTTTTTTCACTTTTGTAGGTTGCAAGCCTTCTCCATGATGACGTCTTAGACGGTGCGGATACAAGACGTGGTATTGGTTCACTGAACTTTGTAATGGGCAACAAGGTGTCTCCTTTAGTTTCTTTACTGACAACTATAGTTTAATTGCACCCTGCATGTTCCAAGTGTTGGTAATATTATAGGTGGACATTGAAATCGTGACCTTTTCAGTTCGTACTGACTACTCAATAGCAGAAGTGTTTTCAACTGTTTAACTGCAATTTTGGTTTATTTTCTTTGTTGCAGCTTGCTGTGCTTGCTGGAGATTTTTTACTTTCTAGAGCTTGTGTTGCCCTTGCGTCACTAAAGAACACGGAGGTATCTTGGTTAGCTGTGTCAGTGTTAGCTAGCTGCGTGTCACTGTTATCTTGTTTTCAATGATTGAGAAAAATGCTAATATTGCATTATAAGCATATTTGCCTAGTTTTCATATTCTTAGGCTTTATTTTATATCTtccttttttctcttcttctacatAGCCTATCCCATGCATATGAGAGATGTGCATTTCTTGGTAGATGACGATAAAACCATCAAGTTTCTATCTTTCTTGCCTGAGGTTTTAAATGGCACCTAATAGCACACTCCATGAACTGAGCGGTATTCTTGGTAAACGAACTAAAGTCATCTTCTCTATTTCCTGAGGTATATTACATACAAGAACCCAGCCCTTGAAATAGTTGTATAGGATTCAAAAGCACAAACTGTGTGGATTTATAATAGTTGAGAATTCCAGTGGCCAGTAAATGTGTAACCGTCACTGTAGCATTAGCCAAGAATCATGAAGATAGGCTGGTCGAGATGAATTCAAGACTTGGGTCCTGATTGAAGGAAACCATCAAAAGCATGCTTATGAGATAGAAAACTATTCATGAATTATGAGTAGATACTGAAGTACTTCTATCCTCTATGCACTTCTATAAACACCAGTGTTCATATTCTTCCGCGTACATGAACAAattcatttgtttatttatttatttttcttttggttGGAGGGATATGTGTGTGACAATCTTGCTTCCTTCCATAGGTTGTATCATTATTGGCCACTGCTGTTGGACATCTGGTCACTGGTGAAACAATGCAGATGACAACTAATGCTGAGCAATGTCACAGGTAAATAATTTTTCAGCAGCAGTTTACCTCACTTCAGGAGCTTGCCTGAAGTAAATAGATCCATTGTGAAGGAATACAAAAGGAAGCTTTATCCCTGAATACTGTGTTTTATATCGTTTTTATGAAAATGTCACATATATGTGGAATTACAGCATGGAGTATTACCTGTCGAAGTCATACTACAAGACGGCTTCATTGATCTCAAACAGTTGCAAAGCTATTGCTTTGCTAGCAGGGCAAACTACAGAAGTGGCATTACATGCATATAGTTATGGGCGACATCTAGTATGATGATATTATCTTAATTCAGTCTGATgacatttttaattaattatacatTTGCAAATACTAACTAAATTGTTTATTTACAGGGTTTAGCATTCCAACTAATAGATGATGTGCTTGATTTCGTTGGTACTACAGCTTCACTGGGGAAGGGATCCCTATCTGATATTCGACATGTAATTCTTTTTGCAATCTACTTGACTCTGATTTGATGATTGTAGTGATTTCCTGTTTTTCTCTCCTTGTTTCTCCCTCCTTTAGCACTGTTTTGTTGAGTTAATCTTATTTTACAGGGAATCATTACAGCTCCAATCCTTTTTGCAAAAGAAGAGTTCCCGGAGCTGCAAGCAGTTATTGATAAGGGATTTGACAATCCTGCAAATATAGAGGCCGTAAGTTCT contains:
- the LOC121997055 gene encoding solanesyl-diphosphate synthase 1, mitochondrial-like isoform X1, with product MQMLRWGFRSLCRSRTVGSDAYSLKIFLPVASLGAPLSQIPAEVLSKVRNYREYHFQSSHGLHDIRYQIDQDKIPAAKEPVDPFALVSDELSIIANRLQSMVVSKVPKLASAAEYFFKVGAEGKKFRPTVLLLMASALSMPTPTSIAVEVASSFQKNMRTRQQRVAEITEMIHVASLLHDDVLDGADTRRGIGSLNFVMGNKLAVLAGDFLLSRACVALASLKNTEVVSLLATAVGHLVTGETMQMTTNAEQCHSMEYYLSKSYYKTASLISNSCKAIALLAGQTTEVALHAYSYGRHLGLAFQLIDDVLDFVGTTASLGKGSLSDIRHGIITAPILFAKEEFPELQAVIDKGFDNPANIEAALDYLGKSQGIERTRALAIEHANQAIAAINALPESDSEDVLIFRRALVDLSHMVITRSK
- the LOC121997055 gene encoding solanesyl-diphosphate synthase 1, mitochondrial-like isoform X2, which produces MQMLRWGFRSLCRSRTVGSDAYSLKIFLPVASLGAPLSQIPAEVRNYREYHFQSSHGLHDIRYQIDQDKIPAAKEPVDPFALVSDELSIIANRLQSMVVSKVPKLASAAEYFFKVGAEGKKFRPTVLLLMASALSMPTPTSIAVEVASSFQKNMRTRQQRVAEITEMIHVASLLHDDVLDGADTRRGIGSLNFVMGNKLAVLAGDFLLSRACVALASLKNTEVVSLLATAVGHLVTGETMQMTTNAEQCHSMEYYLSKSYYKTASLISNSCKAIALLAGQTTEVALHAYSYGRHLGLAFQLIDDVLDFVGTTASLGKGSLSDIRHGIITAPILFAKEEFPELQAVIDKGFDNPANIEAALDYLGKSQGIERTRALAIEHANQAIAAINALPESDSEDVLIFRRALVDLSHMVITRSK
- the LOC121997055 gene encoding solanesyl-diphosphate synthase 1, mitochondrial-like isoform X3, translated to MVVSKVPKLASAAEYFFKVGAEGKKFRPTVLLLMASALSMPTPTSIAVEVASSFQKNMRTRQQRVAEITEMIHVASLLHDDVLDGADTRRGIGSLNFVMGNKLAVLAGDFLLSRACVALASLKNTEVVSLLATAVGHLVTGETMQMTTNAEQCHSMEYYLSKSYYKTASLISNSCKAIALLAGQTTEVALHAYSYGRHLGLAFQLIDDVLDFVGTTASLGKGSLSDIRHGIITAPILFAKEEFPELQAVIDKGFDNPANIEAALDYLGKSQGIERTRALAIEHANQAIAAINALPESDSEDVLIFRRALVDLSHMVITRSK